GTCCCCACCGTGTGCCCGCGCGCTTGGCTCGCACCGGGTGAAACCCTTGGAGGCGTCCCGCCCAAACGGCCGAGGTGCGAATTTCGTCGACCCGATGCCGCCACACAACACCCATTCTGGGCTCGATCGGGAGAATTGACGCACCGCACGCGGGGTGCGTCCTAGCCTGGCAACCGGGACTGCAGTGGGGCCACGCCCGATTCGAGGTGTTCATGACATCTGTACAGGGTCAGTGTGATTCGGCGTTCGACGGTGTTCGTCAGGTGTTCGAGGAGAGCTTCGAGGACGGGCAGAATCTGGGTGCCGCGGTGGCGGTGTTCGCGGACGGCCGGTCGGTGGTGGACCTGTGGGGCGGCGTCGCGGATCGGGGCACCGGACGGGAGTGGGCGTGGGACACACCATGCGTGGTGTTCTCGTGCACCAAGGCCGTGACGGCGGCCGCAGCGCTGTTGCTCGTCGAACGCGGCTACGTCACCCTCGACGAACCGGTGGCCGAGTGGTGGCCGGAGTTCGCGGAGAACGGCAAGAGCGGTGTCACACTCGAGCACCTGCTGACGCACCAGGCGGGTCTGCCCGCCTTCGACGGCCCGGTGTCCGTCGCTCAGGCCGCCGATCCGGTCGAGATGGCCCGGCGACTCGCTCGGCAGGCGCCGGAGTGGGAACCAGGAACCGCGTTCGGCTACCACGCGCTCACATTCGGGTGGCTGATCGCCGAAGCGGTGCGCCGGCATGCGGGGACGACGGTGGGCCGGTTCGTGCGCGACGAGTTCGGTTCGGACCTGTGGATCGGGGCACCACCGGGCACGATCGAGCGAGCGGCGCGGATCAGCGTCCCGCGCCGCGGTGAACCGAAATCGGCGTTGACGGACATCGCCACCCAGACCCGGATAGGTGCCGCGTACGCGGAACCGGCGTCGCTCATCTTCCGCGCCACCGCCAATCCGGCGGCGTCGTACAACGACCCGGCCCTGCTGGCGGGCGGGTGGCCGTCGGCGGGCATGGTGACGACGGCCCGCGCCCTCGCCCGCTTCTACCGGGACCTGGTGCACGGGGTGTCGCTGAGTCACGAGACCCTGTCCGACGCGCTCCGCGTGCGGGTGCGGGGACTGGATCAGGTGCTGCTCACCGACAGCGCATACGGGCTCGGGTTCATGCGTCCCGCGCAGAGTTTCGAGCTTCCCGAGGTGGCGTCCGCCGCGTTCGGGCATCCGGGTGCGGGCGGGGCGGTGGGATTGGGCGATCCCGACCACGGCCTGGCGCTCGCGTTCGTGCCGAATCTCAAGCGCGACTACTTCGCCGGCGACCGTCGGGCGCACCGGCTGATCGAGGCCGCCTACGCCGCGATCATGTGAAACATCTTTTTTCAGAAGGGGTTCGCGGTGCGCCCCACCAGATCTGCGACCGACTCGAGCACCAGCGTCGGCCGGTACGGGAACGTCTCGACGGTCTGACGGGTGGAGATGCCGCTGAGCACCAGGATGGTCTGCAGACCGGCCTCGAGGCCCGACACGACGTCGGTGTCCATCCGGTCTCCGATCATGAGCGTGTTCTCCGAGTGCGCCCCGATCGCGCGCAGCGCCGAACGCATCATCAGTGGGTTCGGCTTGCCCACGTAGTACGGTTCGCGGCCCGTCGCGCGCGTGATGAGTGCCGCGACCGAACCCGTTGCGGGAAGCGAACCCTCGCGGGACGGACCGGTTGCGTCCGGGTTGGTGGCGATGAATCGGGCGCCCCGCTCGACCAGGCGGATCGCGGTGGTGATCGCCTCGAAGGAGTAGGTGCGGGTCTCGCCGAGCACCACGTAGTCGGGGTCGTTGTCGGTGAGGACGTAGCCGATCTCGTGCAGCGCCGTCGTCAGACCGGATTCGCCCACCACGTAAGCGCTTCCGCCGGGGCGCTGGTTCTTCAGGAAGGTCGCGGTGGCGAGCGCCGACGTCCAGATCGACTGCTCGGGGATGTCGAGACCGCTGCGCAGCAATCGGGCGCGCAGGTCGCGCGGGGTACGGATGGAGTTGTTGGTCAGCACGATGAAGGGGGTTCCGGCCTCTTGCAGCTCGGCCAGGAAGTCATCGGCGCCGGGAATGATGTGTTCCTCGTGGACCAGCACCCCGTCCATGTCCATGAGATAGGTCCAACCGGGGTTCCGCTCGTCGGTACTCACGACTCCAGTATCCGTCATGCCCCGATCGCCGGCCCGATCACCGCCCACGAGTCCTGCATCTCGGCCTCGAACAGGCCCCACGAGTGGCTGCCCTGATTGCGGTAGACGACCGTCGCCGGGATCCCGAGCGAGCGCAGTCGCGCGTCCATCACCGCGGTGCAGCCCTGCGTGATCGCCTCCACCACTCCGCCGCCGATCGCCTGCGGGATGGTCAGCAGCGGGTTGTGGTCGTCGATCGGTCCCGGCACACCGGACGCAGCGGACAGGTACAACGCCTTGCCGCGCAACCGTTCCGCCTGCACGACGGGGTCGTGCTGGATCCACAGCGGACCACCGCTCGGACCCCACATGTTGGCCGCGTTGCCCCCGCCGCGCAGTTCGACCATCGATCGGACCATGGCCTGCCCGTTGGGGTCGCTGGTCTGCGCGCACCCGCTGTACGAGCCGACGGCGCGGTAGACGTCGGGCGCCTGGATCGCGAGGTCGAGCACCGGCCCGGCTCCCATCGACACGCCGCCTATGGCGTTGACGCCGGTGGTCCCGAACTGCCGGTCGATCACGGGCGGCAGCTCGCGTGTGAGGAACGTCTGCCACTTGTTGCGGCCCAGCACCGGGTCGTCGGAGACCCAGTCGGTGTACATCGAGAACTTGCCGCCCACCGGCAGCACCACGTTGACGTGCTTGTCCGCGAAGAACTGCGCGACCTTCGTGTTGTTGAACCACGAGATGCCGTCCTCGCCGCCACCGATCCCGGTCAGCAGGTAGAACGTGGGCGCGGGACCCCCGCCGACGGGGTGGATGACGTCGCTCGTGACCACCCGATCCATCGACGGCGAGTACACCGAGATCCGGGTCACGCGGTCGCTCACCTGGACTATGCCCGCGACGTTCGACGGTGCGGCCTGCGCGGTGAGCGCCGTCCCGGCCATCGCGGCCACCGTCATCCCGACGAGGACGAGTGAACGGAGGATCCGGCGTGCCGTTGCACCGACCGTCGTTCCGGAGCTTCTCATCGCGCACCTCCGGCCGAGTTGGCCTGAATTGCTTTCCGGCTGAATGAAGCTCAGCACAGCATATCCGCGGGGCATCCGGCTGGGGGAGCGGATCGCGGACGCGACGTGCCTGCATGTCGACAATCCCGCCTGTTGAGTCTTGGATGTCTGTATGGATGGCAATCGAATCCCGGATCCGGTACGCGTGATGGCCGGATTCGTAACGCTGCTCGGCGACGGCGCGCGGCTGGCGGCGACCACGACGCTGGACGTGGCGTCGCGGTTACCCGTTGTCGGGCCCGGCCTCGCAGCGCTGGATGCGCGGGGTGCCGAGACGCTCAGGGTGGCGGACGCCGTCACCGATCGGCTGCTGCGACTGGTCGTTCGCCGAGTGGTGGCCGCCGCGTTGGCGGAGGTGGACATCACGACCGTGGTGCGCGATCACGTCGACCTCGACACGATTGCCGAAGGCATCGACGTCGAGCGGATCGTCGACCGGGTGGACATCGAGCACATAGTGGATCGGGTCGACGTCGACGCGATTGCGGCACGGGTGGACATCGCGCCGATCCTCGATCGCGTCGACGTGAACGACGTCGCCGGCCGGGTGGACGTCGAGCGGATCGTCGATCGGGTCGACATCGGGCGAATCGTCGACCGCGTCGACGTCGACGCGATCGCCGCGAAGGTGGACGTGGACGCGGTGATCGAACGGATCGACCTGGTCGGGCTGTCCAACGAGGTGATCGACGGCGTCGACCTGCCCCGGATCATCCGGGAATCGACGAGTTCGATGTCGACCGAGGCGGTACGCGGTGCGCGGACGCAGGGCATGGCCGCCGACGACGCCGTCGCGGGCTTCGTCGGACGGCTGTTCGGCCGCGAGAGCGGTGACTCGTGACCGATGTTCGGCAGTCGGCTCCGGCTCACCGCCCCGCCGGCATCGTCACCCGCGGTCTCGCGGCACTCATCGACATCGGAGTGGTGCTCTTCCAGATGGGGGTGATCTACGCGGCCCTCGTCTTCGCCCGGTTGTTGTTCTCGCCGCAGGAGTTTCGATTCCCGCACACGCAGCTGCTGCTGTCGATCACGACCTTCCTCGGGCTGTCGGTGCTGTACCTGACGGTGTGCTGGGCAACCAGTGGACGCTCGGTCGGCGCGGTCGCGATGGGTCTGCGTCTGGTCAGTCGCGACGGCCGACTGGTCCGGCTGCCGCGGTGCGCGCTCCGCGCGGTGCTGTGCGTGCTCTTCGGATTCGGGCTGTTCTGGGCCGCCGTCGATGTGCGCCGTAGATCCCTCCAGGACATCCTTTTGCGAACGTCCGTCGTCTACGACTGGACACCCGCCCCGGATCTGGTCGAACACGATCTCGCGCACCCCACCGACCGCGACCGATGAGAGGGGGCTGTAGCCCGGGAGTGACGCGGGGCATACTCGAAGCCAATCGAATCGGGTAGACGATCGGAGAACCGGTGGTACAGGGACTGAAGTTGGGTTTGAAGGCGTCCGCGGAGCAGTTCGGCCCGCGCGACCTCGTCGAGCTTGGGGTGATGGCCGAGGAACACGGCCTCGACAGCGTCACCGTCAGCGACCACTTCCAGCCGTGGCGGCACAACGGCGGCCACGCGCCGTTCTCGATCGCGTGGATGACGGCGGTCGGTGAGCGCACGCAGCGTCTGCAGCTTGGGACGTCGGTGATGACCCCGACGTTCCGCTACAACCCGGCGGTGGTGGCGCAGGCGTTCGCGACGATGGGGTGCCTGTACCCGGGGCGTGTGATGCTCGGTGTCGGCACCGGTGAGGCGCTCAACGAGATCGCGACCGGCTTCAAGGGCGAGTGGCCGGAGTTCAAGGAGCGGTTCGCACGGTTGCGGGAGTCGGTGCAGTTGATGCGCGATCTGTGGACCGGCGACCGTGTGGACTTCGAGGGCGAGTATTACAGCACCAAGGGTGCCTCGATCTACGACGTCCCCGAGGGCGGTATCCCGGTCTACGTCGCGGCCGGCGGCCCGGTGGTCGCGCGTTACGCGGGCCGCGCGGGCGAGGGCTTCATCTGCACGTCCGGCAAGGGCATGGACCTGTACACCGAGAAGCTGATCCCCGCGGTGAAGGAGGGCGCCGAGAAGGCGGCCCGCAACTTCGCCGACATCGATCGGATGATCGAGATCAAGATTTCGTACGACACCGATCCCGCGGCCGCGCTGGAGAACACCCGGTTCTGGGCGCCGCTGTCGCTCACCGCGGAGCAGAAGCACAGCATCGAGGATCCGATCGAGATGGAGGCCGCGGCGGACGCGTTGCCGATCGAGCAGGTGGCCAAGCGGTGGATCGTCTCGTCCGATCCGGACGAGGCGGTCGAGATGATCAAGCCGTACCTGGACGCGGGCCTGAACCACCTGGTGTTCCACGCGCCCGGCCACGACCAGAAGCGGTTCCTGGACCTGTTCGAGCGCGACCTCGCACCGCGTCTGCGCGCGCTGGCCTGACACCGGTTCGCCCGGGACCGGCAACTAGGCTCGTCCCCATGGAAGCCAGCGAGGAAGTCCGGGCCGCGGCACGCCGAATCGGTGACGTATTCGGCGTGCCGCCGCAGGTGTTGCGGTTCCGGGCGGCGGTCGACGCGGACGGAGACGGCGAGGATCCGCCCGAGGTGTCGATCGCGGTCGGCGACGGATGCCCCGGCCCGGGCTACGCGTCCTACGCGACCCTCGACATGGCGCGGTTCCCGACGAACGTCACCACCGAGGACGGCCGCCCGATTCGCACCGAGCTGATCACCGTCGGCCGCGCCGACTATCGGTCTCTCGCCGACGTCCTCGCCCAGTGCGCGTTCCAGGTCGCGTCCGGATCGCTGCACGTCACCCCGAACGCCATCGTTCCCAACGCCGTTCACGCAGCCGATCCGGGCCGTTCCACCCGGCACGTGCTGCTGGTCGTCCCGTTCATCTGGTCGGCGCTCGAGATCCTCGTCGAACGGGCCGAGGACGTGACCACCTGGTTGCAGGCGGTGCCGATCACCGACTCCGAGTTGCAGTTCGCTTCCCGGTTCGGCACCGACGAACTGTTCACGCGACTCGAAGCGGCCGGCGCCGACGTGTCCGACATCGATCGCGCCTCGGTTGTCTGATCTGCCGTGACGGCCGAATGTCACATACGTCCAGTCCAACTGAACGTATGTGACATTCGGCCACATGGGGTCGAGGCCGGTCAGCGGCGGGTGAGGGCGAACATCCGGATGTCCCGGTCGGTGCGGCCCTGGTAGACGGCGTAGGCGCCGGCCAGTTCGACGAACTGCTTGTACAGCCGTTCCTTCTCCTCGCCGGTGACCTGGGCGGCCAGGACCGGGATGTCGCGTCCGGCCATCGTCACGCTCGCCTCGGGTTGCGCCAGCAGATTCGACGTCCACGCCGGGTGATGGTCCTGGCCGAAGTTGCTGCCCACGACCACCAGGCGGTCGCCGTCGCGCAGGTACAGGAGCGGGCTGGTGCGCCGCTGCCCGGACTTGCGTCCGACGGTGTTCAGCAGGACCGTCGGTGCCCCGATCGGGCCGAGGACGGTGAACCGGCCCTTGCTGCGCTCGAGAAGTCGCCGGTCCACGCCTGCGAGCTTGCGGATGGTCCACGAACCCAGCGTGGTCGACGCGAACGCGATGCCGGGCCGGCGGAGGATGCTGTTCTCCGAACCCCAGCGGACGTCCGGGAATGACGAATCGCTCATGGACGCCGATTATGCGCGATCGTCACTAGGCTGTCGCTCATGGCTGATTCGGGCACCGTGTCGAGCGTCTACATCGCGTCACCGGAGGGGGACACCGGCAAGTCCACGGTGGCCCTGGGCGTGCTGCAGATGCTGTGCGCGTCCACCGCCCGGGTGGGGGTGTTCCGCCCGATCGCGCGGTCGGCCGACGAGACCGATCACATCCTGGAACTGCTGATCGACCACACCACCGCCGACCTGAGCTACGACCAGTGCATGGGCGTGACGTACGAGCAGGTCCACTCGGACCCGGACGCGGCGCTGAGCGAGATCGTGTCCCGGTACCACCAGGTGGCCGAGCAGTGCGACGCCGTCGTGGTCGTGGGCAGCGACTACACCGACGTCGCCAGCCCCAGCGAACTCGGCTACAACGCGCGCATCGCGGCCAACCTCGAGGCGCCGGTGCTGCTGACCTTGCGCGGTGCCCACCGCAGCCCGCACGAGGTGGCCCAGCTGGCGAACCTGTGCACCGCGGAACTCGCTGCGCAGCACGCACATCTGGTGGCAATAGTGGTGAACCGCTGCGATCCGGACCGGCTGGAGGAGTACGCCGCGGCCCCCGAGGCGGCGGGGGTGCCGGTGTGGAGCCTGCCGGAGATCCCGCTGCTCGTCGCGCCCACGGTCGCCGAGCTCCGGACCGCGGTCGACGGCGAACTGTACTGCGGTGACACGGCGTTGCTGCAGCGCGAGGCGCTGGAGGTGACCGTCGGCGCGATGACCGCCGAGCACATCCTCGAACGGATCAAGGAGGGGTCGCTGGTGATCGTGCCGGGGGACCGGTCCGACGTCCTGCTCGCCCTCGTCAACGCTCATGACGCGCAGGGGTTCCCGTCGTTGTCGGGCATCGTCATGAGTGGCGGGATCGAGCCGCACCGATCGGTGGCGCGTCTGATCGCCGGTCTGAGTCCGCGGCTACCGATGCTGGCCACGCACTTCGATTCCTTCGACACCGCCAACATCGCGGCACAGACCCGCGGCCGGGTCTCGGTGGGCTCGCTGCGCAAGATCGACACCGCGCTCGCGCTGATGGAGCGGAGGGTGCACGCGCCGACGCTCATCGAACGGCTGCAGGTGAAGTTGCCGTCGGTGGTGACACCGCAGATGTTCGAGTACCAGTTGCTCGATCGGGCTCGGGCCGAGCGCAAGCGGATCGTGCTGCCGGAGGGTGACGACGACCGGATCCTGCGCGCGGCGGGGCGTCTGCTGCGTCGTCGGGTGGTCGACCTGACGATCCTCGGCGACGAGTCCAGTGTCCGTGCCCGCGCCGCGGAACTCGGTGTGGACCTGTCGTCTGCGACGGTCCTGGATCCGAAGCGGTCGGACTACCTGTCGGAGTTCGCTGCCGAGTACGCGAGGATCCGCGCCCACCGCGGCATGACGATCGAGCGGGCCCGCGAGATCATGGCCGACATCTCGTACTTCGGCACGATGATGGTGTACAAGGGGATCGCGGACGGCATGGTGTCCGGCGCGGCGCACACCACCGCGCACACGATCCGGCCGTCGCTCGAGATCATCAAGACGCAACCGGGTGTGTCGACCGTGTCGAGCGTCTTCCTGATGTGTCTCGCCGACCGGGTGCTGGCGTACGGGGACTGCGCCGTCGTGCCGGATCCGTCAGCCGAGCAGCTGGCCGACATCGCGATCTCGTCGGCCGAGACCGCGGCCAGGTTCGGGATCGATCCGCGCATCGCGATGCTCTCCTACTCGACGGGTGAGTCCGGAACCGGCATCGGTGTCGACAAGGTGCGCACCGCGACCGCGCTGGTGCGTGAGCGGCGGCCGGATCTGTTGGTGGAAGGTCCGATCCAGTACGACGCGGCCGTCGAGCCGACGGTCGCGCACACCAAGCTCCCGGAGTCGCAGGTGGCGGGGCGGGCGACGGTGTTCGTGTTCCCGGACCTCAACACCGGCAACAACACGTACAAGGCGGTGCAGCGCAGTGCCGGTGCGGTCGCGGTCGGGCCGGTGCTGCAGGGGTTGAACAAGCCGGTGAACGACCTGTCCCGCGGTGCGCTGGTGCAGGACATCGTCAACACCGTCGCCATCACCGCGATCCAGGCCCAGGACGTTCCCGTGAAGGTGGTGCAGAAGTGACCGAACCGGTTGTGCTGGTGAT
This genomic stretch from Prescottella soli harbors:
- a CDS encoding serine hydrolase domain-containing protein — encoded protein: MTSVQGQCDSAFDGVRQVFEESFEDGQNLGAAVAVFADGRSVVDLWGGVADRGTGREWAWDTPCVVFSCTKAVTAAAALLLVERGYVTLDEPVAEWWPEFAENGKSGVTLEHLLTHQAGLPAFDGPVSVAQAADPVEMARRLARQAPEWEPGTAFGYHALTFGWLIAEAVRRHAGTTVGRFVRDEFGSDLWIGAPPGTIERAARISVPRRGEPKSALTDIATQTRIGAAYAEPASLIFRATANPAASYNDPALLAGGWPSAGMVTTARALARFYRDLVHGVSLSHETLSDALRVRVRGLDQVLLTDSAYGLGFMRPAQSFELPEVASAAFGHPGAGGAVGLGDPDHGLALAFVPNLKRDYFAGDRRAHRLIEAAYAAIM
- a CDS encoding HAD-IIA family hydrolase — translated: MDMDGVLVHEEHIIPGADDFLAELQEAGTPFIVLTNNSIRTPRDLRARLLRSGLDIPEQSIWTSALATATFLKNQRPGGSAYVVGESGLTTALHEIGYVLTDNDPDYVVLGETRTYSFEAITTAIRLVERGARFIATNPDATGPSREGSLPATGSVAALITRATGREPYYVGKPNPLMMRSALRAIGAHSENTLMIGDRMDTDVVSGLEAGLQTILVLSGISTRQTVETFPYRPTLVLESVADLVGRTANPF
- a CDS encoding alpha/beta hydrolase, with the translated sequence MRSSGTTVGATARRILRSLVLVGMTVAAMAGTALTAQAAPSNVAGIVQVSDRVTRISVYSPSMDRVVTSDVIHPVGGGPAPTFYLLTGIGGGEDGISWFNNTKVAQFFADKHVNVVLPVGGKFSMYTDWVSDDPVLGRNKWQTFLTRELPPVIDRQFGTTGVNAIGGVSMGAGPVLDLAIQAPDVYRAVGSYSGCAQTSDPNGQAMVRSMVELRGGGNAANMWGPSGGPLWIQHDPVVQAERLRGKALYLSAASGVPGPIDDHNPLLTIPQAIGGGVVEAITQGCTAVMDARLRSLGIPATVVYRNQGSHSWGLFEAEMQDSWAVIGPAIGA
- a CDS encoding RDD family protein, which produces MTDVRQSAPAHRPAGIVTRGLAALIDIGVVLFQMGVIYAALVFARLLFSPQEFRFPHTQLLLSITTFLGLSVLYLTVCWATSGRSVGAVAMGLRLVSRDGRLVRLPRCALRAVLCVLFGFGLFWAAVDVRRRSLQDILLRTSVVYDWTPAPDLVEHDLAHPTDRDR
- the fgd gene encoding glucose-6-phosphate dehydrogenase (coenzyme-F420), which translates into the protein MVQGLKLGLKASAEQFGPRDLVELGVMAEEHGLDSVTVSDHFQPWRHNGGHAPFSIAWMTAVGERTQRLQLGTSVMTPTFRYNPAVVAQAFATMGCLYPGRVMLGVGTGEALNEIATGFKGEWPEFKERFARLRESVQLMRDLWTGDRVDFEGEYYSTKGASIYDVPEGGIPVYVAAGGPVVARYAGRAGEGFICTSGKGMDLYTEKLIPAVKEGAEKAARNFADIDRMIEIKISYDTDPAAALENTRFWAPLSLTAEQKHSIEDPIEMEAAADALPIEQVAKRWIVSSDPDEAVEMIKPYLDAGLNHLVFHAPGHDQKRFLDLFERDLAPRLRALA
- a CDS encoding suppressor of fused domain protein, translating into MEASEEVRAAARRIGDVFGVPPQVLRFRAAVDADGDGEDPPEVSIAVGDGCPGPGYASYATLDMARFPTNVTTEDGRPIRTELITVGRADYRSLADVLAQCAFQVASGSLHVTPNAIVPNAVHAADPGRSTRHVLLVVPFIWSALEILVERAEDVTTWLQAVPITDSELQFASRFGTDELFTRLEAAGADVSDIDRASVV
- a CDS encoding nitroreductase/quinone reductase family protein → MSDSSFPDVRWGSENSILRRPGIAFASTTLGSWTIRKLAGVDRRLLERSKGRFTVLGPIGAPTVLLNTVGRKSGQRRTSPLLYLRDGDRLVVVGSNFGQDHHPAWTSNLLAQPEASVTMAGRDIPVLAAQVTGEEKERLYKQFVELAGAYAVYQGRTDRDIRMFALTRR
- the pta gene encoding phosphate acetyltransferase, with translation MADSGTVSSVYIASPEGDTGKSTVALGVLQMLCASTARVGVFRPIARSADETDHILELLIDHTTADLSYDQCMGVTYEQVHSDPDAALSEIVSRYHQVAEQCDAVVVVGSDYTDVASPSELGYNARIAANLEAPVLLTLRGAHRSPHEVAQLANLCTAELAAQHAHLVAIVVNRCDPDRLEEYAAAPEAAGVPVWSLPEIPLLVAPTVAELRTAVDGELYCGDTALLQREALEVTVGAMTAEHILERIKEGSLVIVPGDRSDVLLALVNAHDAQGFPSLSGIVMSGGIEPHRSVARLIAGLSPRLPMLATHFDSFDTANIAAQTRGRVSVGSLRKIDTALALMERRVHAPTLIERLQVKLPSVVTPQMFEYQLLDRARAERKRIVLPEGDDDRILRAAGRLLRRRVVDLTILGDESSVRARAAELGVDLSSATVLDPKRSDYLSEFAAEYARIRAHRGMTIERAREIMADISYFGTMMVYKGIADGMVSGAAHTTAHTIRPSLEIIKTQPGVSTVSSVFLMCLADRVLAYGDCAVVPDPSAEQLADIAISSAETAARFGIDPRIAMLSYSTGESGTGIGVDKVRTATALVRERRPDLLVEGPIQYDAAVEPTVAHTKLPESQVAGRATVFVFPDLNTGNNTYKAVQRSAGAVAVGPVLQGLNKPVNDLSRGALVQDIVNTVAITAIQAQDVPVKVVQK